Proteins from a genomic interval of Lolium perenne isolate Kyuss_39 chromosome 1, Kyuss_2.0, whole genome shotgun sequence:
- the LOC127316991 gene encoding uncharacterized protein codes for MQLLSGARGGGGGCSRRSGDGFLLPRQPPVAVDVECNCRPPRVLSALYSSLASRVRGRGGGSRPKSPHASSSSSTATTAFTSSTATRVTTATTVSSVDDSWGVATYATSTLFEDDVEARRRRRSTRRRRRRRSCGGRGVAVMMTCGDENEEEAAAVAVEVESAAPYEDFRESMVAMVVEKEMYAWEDLNALLHGFLSLNSPRHHPLILHAFADLWAPRAGLFCPPSPCR; via the coding sequence ATGCAGTTGCTCTCTGGCgctcgtggtggtggtggtggctgtaGCCGGCGTAGCGGAGATGGTTTCCTGCTGCCGCGGCAGCCGCCGGTGGCGGTGGACGTGGAATGCAACTGCCGCCCACCGAGGGTGCTCAGCGCGCTGTACTCGTCCCTGGCGTCCCGCGTCCGCGGACGAGGCGGCGGCAGCAGGCCCAAGTCGCCGCacgcgtcgtcgtcgtcctccaccgcAACGACGGCTTTCACCTCCAGCACCGCCACGCGCGTCACCACCGCCACGACGGTCTCGTCGGTGGACGACTCGTGGGGAGTCGCGACGTACGCCACGAGCACACTCTTCGAGGACGACGTGGAGGCTAGGCGGAGGAGACGGTCCACGAGGAGGCGCAGGAGGCGGAGGAGCTGCGGGGGGAGGGGCGTGGCCGTGATGATGACGTGCGGGGATGAGaatgaggaggaggcggcggccgtgGCAGTGGAGGTGGAGTCGGCGGCGCCGTACGAGGACTTCCGGGAGTCGATggtggccatggtggtggagaagGAGATGTACGCGTGGGAGGACCTCAATGCGCTGCTCCACGGCTTCCTCTCGCTCAACTCGCCGCGCCACCACCCGCTCATCCTCCACGCCTTCGCCGATCTCTGGGCCCCGCGCGCCGGCCTCTTCTGCCCTCCCTCACCGTGCCGATGA
- the LOC127323391 gene encoding MACPF domain-containing protein At4g24290-like, which yields MAARRLELPRNAAESAVRSIGLGYDVAADVRLKFCKQRGEPLIELDRDGVQDIVLPGSLTVAGVPKSIKCDKGERMRFRSDVLSFQQAMWPWGGSCIQGQCRAPSVIELYLRLLISCC from the exons ATGGCCGCGCGTAGGCTCGAGTTGCCGCGGAACGCCGCGGAGTCCGCCGTCCGGTCCATCGGCCTCGGCTACGACGTCGCCGCCGACGTCCGCCTCAAGTTCTGCAAGCAGCGGGGCGAGCCGCTCATCGAGCTCGACCGCGATGGGGTGCAGGACATCGTGCTCCCCGGCAGCCTGACCGTCGCCGGCGTGCCTAAATCGATCAAGTGCGACAAAGGGGAGCGCATGCGGTTCCGGTCTGATGTCCTCTCGTTTCAGCAG GCTATGTGGCCATGGGGTGGGAGTTGTATCCAAGGGCAGTGCCGAGCTCCAAGCGTGATTGAATTGTATCTCCGGCTGCTG ATTTCCTGCTGCTAG